In Lactuca sativa cultivar Salinas chromosome 5, Lsat_Salinas_v11, whole genome shotgun sequence, the DNA window GTGGGGAACCACCTCCCCTGTTCTTTATTCTCTTTAATTTCGATACTTTGATGTACCCAGAACCAGGTTTTTATCAGAgaagacccccccccccccccccccccccccccctctgtcttcctctctctctctcttcaaattcCACATTTTCCTGAATTTTCCCATTTGTTTTCTTTATTACTTCTCTCTGTTTCTTGCGTACACAACAAATAGGTGTAAGTGAGAGAAAACATAGAGTCCTACAGAAAACAAACTCAACAGGGGTTTCTCTTTGATTTGACTCTTTGTTTGCAAATATTGAAACCAAAATGCCAAGAAACTGCcactttcttctcctctttatATCTTGAGATTCAACCCTTCTCTCTACTTTCTTTTTTCTCTTGTGGGTTTTCATAAAAACACAATCTTTCATCCCCTCTTGTTTTGTTTCATTTGTAATACATTAAACCCCCAATTTGTTTCTAGTAAACAGATTCAATTTTTGCACTCCATTGCTCTGAATCTAAAGTGATTTTTCtgtaaatagtttgttgggtatCTATATATGTATGAAGTTTTGGAACAATGGTAGATGAAAACTGCAAGAAGACTAAGGTTTGATTCTTTTGACAATGattggtattttatttttttgtctgTATGTATGTATTGAGACGTTGACGTTAATGGCGATGAATTGAAGGTTTCTTGGCCAAAAACACTCAAGAGATGGTTCAGTGTTAAGAGCAAAGCAGAAGATTTCCATGCCGATGATTTTATTTCTGGAGGTGATTTTGTGATTTTATTCatgattatatattatttttatttgattttttttatatatatttatattgggGAACACTAATTGACTTGCTGTTTTTTGCTTTATTTCTGTATCAATGACTGTATGTTTCTGTACATAATTCATTTGGAATCTCAATCTCTTTTATCTACTTTTTCTCATTACAGTTCAAGATCGGTTCTTTGTTTTCTTCTTCCTTTTATGGTCTTCAAATAGTTCTCATCTGACTCGACATTTACAAATTTTGattattagtttttatttatgattttataggTAATAAATCTTGTTGAGGgtgaataatatttatttatgaaCTTAGTACAATGATAAgcaagttaaaaaaaatcaattaatgattttatatagtaatgtttttaaacacTTATTTGAAGTGGCAAAAAAATACTTcaataatttatgattttatagtCATTAAAATACTAGGAGCCACCATAGCTGCTATAGGTCTCCTTTTTGTTGTATTGTGATTAATATAtgttgaatttgatgcaatttACAGTTACAGTAGCAATTACTACATCTTAAAACAACTTTCTTGATGGGGTAAATTTGCAGGTGGAGATGAAGAATGGAGGAACAATTTCAACGAAAGAGAAGCATGTACGATCAAGAAAAACAAAAGAACAGGTGCAATTTATGAATATTTTATAAACCCATTTAATTTAACATGATTATTACACAAATTAGAATGAAAAATTTGCTAAAGGTCCCAATTATTTCTTGATTCGACAGAGAAATCAAGTAAAAAGAACACCAATCGTCGTAGTCGAAGCAAGATCGAACTTGATGCTACTCTAGTGAGAGACGTCGATAATTATAGGTTTGTTCTCGTGGATTGTCATCTTCGATCTTAGTTTCATGTTTATATGTTcttatttcttttgaaaattgttaATAGGATCTTTGTAGCAACATGGAACGTCGCTGGAAAATCACCACCGAGTGGTTTAAATCTTGAAGATTGGTTACACACATCACCTCCTGCTGACATTTATGTTCTTGGGTGAGTGTTATTTCGACACAATCAAACTTTTCTTTCCGCTAATCATGTTTACCATAATGCCTAATTCCATTCCGATCTTGTTCGGGAATCAGGTTTCAAGAAGTCGTTCCTCTAAACGCCGGAAACGTATTAGGCACAGAAGACAACGGTCCAGCTAAAAAATGGCTAGCACTGATTCGAAAAACACTCAACAGTCTTCCAGGAACAAGCGGTGGATTCCATACCCCGTCTCCGATTCCGGACCCGGTGGTGGAATTGGATTCCGATTTTGAAGGATCAAGGCAAAAAGCCTCGTCTTTCTTCCAACGCCGTTCTTTCCAATCATTAAGCCGTAGCATGAGGATGACCGAGAGTGAAATGTCGATTCCGCCCCCGCAGTTCGAGCGGAGATATAGTGTTTGTGATCGGGCCATGTTTGGGAACCGACCTGGTGATTATGAACCGTATTTCAGATGGGGTGGTGGATCTTCTGATGAAGATAATGGGCCGGATGATTCGCCTAATGACACACATTACTCACAAATTCCATATAGTGGATCTTTCTCAATGGAAGAGAAAGATAAATTGATAGGAAACTCGAGGTATTGTTTGGTTGCAAGTAAGCAAATGGTCGGGATTTATCTTACTGTATGGGTAAAAAGTGATCTTAGGGATGATGTTCGTAACATGAAAGTATCGTGTGTTGGTAGAGGATTAATGGGGTACCTAGGAAACAAGGTACAAGCTTTCTCTTTCCTTCAAATTTGTGTTCTGTTTATGGAAATATTGATTTATTGTTATATAAAATTGATTTCAGGGTTCGATTTCCATTAGCATGTCATTGCACGAAACAAGTTTTTGCTTCATATGTACTCACTTAACCTCCGGACAAAAAGAAGGCGATGAGCTTAGAAGAAACTCAGATGTTATTGAAATTCTCAAGAAAACTCGGTTTCCAAGAGTTCAACGAAAGGGAGATGAGAATTCTCCACAAACAATCCTTGATCATGAGTAAGCCAAAGTTATTTCCATTAAATTTAGTTTTCATATGCTTAACTATATGCTAAAAGATTGAATTTGTATGAACGCTGATGCCGCAGTCGAATTATATGGCTTGGCGACTTAAATTACCGGATTGCCCTTTCTTACCGAGCTGCAAAGGCGCTGGTTGAGATGCGGAACTGGAGGGCTTTGTTGGAAAATGACCAGGCAAGTCTCGAAACTTAGTcatattcaaaattcaaaattcaaaattatgcCCAAAAGACTGAAAAATGATCGATTTTCTTTGTATGATTATATATAGCTTCGGATAGAACAAAGAAGGGGACGTGCGTTTCAGGGATGGAATGAAGGGAAAATATATTTCCCTCCAACTTATAAATATTCAAATAATTCAGATCGATATGCGGGGGATGATATGCACCCTAA includes these proteins:
- the LOC111899205 gene encoding type I inositol polyphosphate 5-phosphatase 4, translated to MVDENCKKTKVSWPKTLKRWFSVKSKAEDFHADDFISGGGDEEWRNNFNEREACTIKKNKRTEKSSKKNTNRRSRSKIELDATLVRDVDNYRIFVATWNVAGKSPPSGLNLEDWLHTSPPADIYVLGFQEVVPLNAGNVLGTEDNGPAKKWLALIRKTLNSLPGTSGGFHTPSPIPDPVVELDSDFEGSRQKASSFFQRRSFQSLSRSMRMTESEMSIPPPQFERRYSVCDRAMFGNRPGDYEPYFRWGGGSSDEDNGPDDSPNDTHYSQIPYSGSFSMEEKDKLIGNSRYCLVASKQMVGIYLTVWVKSDLRDDVRNMKVSCVGRGLMGYLGNKGSISISMSLHETSFCFICTHLTSGQKEGDELRRNSDVIEILKKTRFPRVQRKGDENSPQTILDHDRIIWLGDLNYRIALSYRAAKALVEMRNWRALLENDQLRIEQRRGRAFQGWNEGKIYFPPTYKYSNNSDRYAGDDMHPKEKRRTPAWCDRILWYGRGLHQMSYVRGESRFSDHRPVYSIFLAEVESINRSRIKKTTNGSSRIEVEELLPYSRRYGDLNFY